GAGGGCCAGAAGTGCTCGTCGTGTGGGGCGATCTTCCTCGACGCTAAACGTGTGGCATGCTCGAAGTGCGGGTTGACCGGGACGCTGAAGCCCATCCCCCTCTCCAACAAGGGCAAGGTCTACGTCTTTTCGGTGGTGCATCAGTCATTCCCTGGCATCAAGACTCCTTACGTCACGGTGATCGTGGACTTGCCCGAGGGCGTGAGCGTCCGCTCGAACCTGATCGACGTGAATCACGAAGAACTGCAGAAGGACCCCAAGAAGGGCTTCGATATGCCCGTGGAGCTCGTCACCTCGGTGGTCGCGAAGGATCGCGAAGGCCATGACGTGGTGGCGTTTCAATATCGGCCCAGTAAATGATCTGAGGCCAGTCGGGGCTCACAAAGCTGCGAACCAACTATCGACGGTACCTCGGCATAGCCGGGCCGCCAGGAGGTTTTGATATGCGAAATGTTTACGTTCTCGGCACCGGGATGGTCAAGTTCGGGCGCTACCCGGAGAAGAGCGTTCCGGAGCTTGGCGGCGAAGCGGCGTTGATGGCGATGAAAGATGCGGGCGTTGCCATCAAAGATGTCGAGATGTTCGCCTGCGGCAATCTGTACCAGGCCAACGCCATGGTAGGTCAGCGCATCCTTCAGCAGGTCGGTCAAACTGGCATTCCAGTCATCAACGTTTCGAATGCATGCGCGACCGGCTCCACCGCGTTTCGGGAAGCTTACATGGCGTGCGCGTCAGGCATGTACGACGTTACGATGGCGGTTGGAGTCGAGCAGATGGGCAAGCAGGGCCTGCTTGGCGGCGCGGGCGGCGGTGATCCCGCCTACGGGACCGAAGGCAAGCTCGGATCCGGGCTGATGCCCGCGGTGTTCGGCCAGGCTGGCATCGAGCATATGCGCAAGTACGGTACCAAGATGGAGCACTTTGCCAAAATTTCGGTGAAGTCTCACAAGCACGCGACCAAGAACCCGTTCTCGCAATACCGCAATGAGGTGTCGCTCGAAGACGTAATGAATGCCCGCATGGTCGGGTATCCAAACACGCTCTATATGTGCTGCCCGACCGGAGACGGTGCTGCGGCGGCGATTCTCGTTTCCGAAGACAAGCTCAAGCAGTTGGCGGGTGGCCGTAAGCGGGCCAAGATCGCGGCCTCGGTGCTCACCTCTGATCCGTACACCGACCGTGACCTGACCCTCCCCGACGTGAGCACCCTAACCCGGCGTGCGTCGAAGCAGGCTTACGAGAAGGCTGGCATTGGACCCAAGGACGTTGCGCTGACCGAGCTTCACGATTGCTTTGCGACCGCGGAACTCGTGCACTACGAGAACCTCGGGCTGTGCGGAGATGGCGAAGCCGCCAAGTTCATCGATACCAAGGGTGGATGCCACCCTGATCTCGGCGGGCATGCGCCAGTGAACGTTTCTGGCGGCCTCTTGTCGAAGGGGCATCCGCTTGGGGCGACCGGAGTCGCGAACATTTGCGAAGTCGTTTGGCACCTCACCCAGGACGAGCGCGCGAAGGAGCGCCAGGTTCCCAACGCGAAGGTCGGCCAGGCCCACGTGATCGGGCTGGGCTCGGCCTGCACCATCCATATCCTGACGGTATGATGATGGCTTAGACGCCTTACTCGGCACCGAAAAAGGGCCGCTCACGAGGCGGCCCTTTTTCTTTGTTGGAACGAAGTTTAGATTTGTCGAAACGTTTCAGATGACCGAACCACGCAACGAAACTAGCACCGCGCAGAAACTTGCTTACCCAAAAGACGCCCGGTTGCTCATTATCAATGCCGATGACTTCGGCATGTGCCACGACGAGAACGAGGCGACCATCGAGGGACTTACCTCGGGACTCTTCACGTCGGCTACCGTGCTGGTGACCTGCGCCTGGTTTGAAGAGGTCGCCGACTTCGCACGCAACCATCCGAGCGCCGATCTCGGTGTACATCTGACCCTTACCAGCGAATGGGTGCCCTATAAATGGGGTCCGGTGCTGGGCCGCGGGGCGGTACCCTCGCTGGTCGATGGGCGCGGCTACTTATGGCCGGACGTGCCCCAGGTCTACGCGCACGACCGGCTGGAGGAGGCAGAGGCGGAACTGCGAGCCCAAATTGACAAGGCTCTGGCTGCGGGCATCGACGTAACTCACCTCGATTCGCACATGGGTCCGCTGCATCTGCGTGCCGATTATCACGACATCTACCGTCGGCTTGCTCGTGACTAC
The window above is part of the Candidatus Binataceae bacterium genome. Proteins encoded here:
- a CDS encoding thiolase family protein; its protein translation is MRNVYVLGTGMVKFGRYPEKSVPELGGEAALMAMKDAGVAIKDVEMFACGNLYQANAMVGQRILQQVGQTGIPVINVSNACATGSTAFREAYMACASGMYDVTMAVGVEQMGKQGLLGGAGGGDPAYGTEGKLGSGLMPAVFGQAGIEHMRKYGTKMEHFAKISVKSHKHATKNPFSQYRNEVSLEDVMNARMVGYPNTLYMCCPTGDGAAAAILVSEDKLKQLAGGRKRAKIAASVLTSDPYTDRDLTLPDVSTLTRRASKQAYEKAGIGPKDVALTELHDCFATAELVHYENLGLCGDGEAAKFIDTKGGCHPDLGGHAPVNVSGGLLSKGHPLGATGVANICEVVWHLTQDERAKERQVPNAKVGQAHVIGLGSACTIHILTV
- a CDS encoding OB-fold domain-containing protein, producing MAEEAQATDSGPRPIVPFLKLGSNPHLEGQKCSSCGAIFLDAKRVACSKCGLTGTLKPIPLSNKGKVYVFSVVHQSFPGIKTPYVTVIVDLPEGVSVRSNLIDVNHEELQKDPKKGFDMPVELVTSVVAKDREGHDVVAFQYRPSK
- a CDS encoding polysaccharide deacetylase family protein; amino-acid sequence: MTEPRNETSTAQKLAYPKDARLLIINADDFGMCHDENEATIEGLTSGLFTSATVLVTCAWFEEVADFARNHPSADLGVHLTLTSEWVPYKWGPVLGRGAVPSLVDGRGYLWPDVPQVYAHDRLEEAEAELRAQIDKALAAGIDVTHLDSHMGPLHLRADYHDIYRRLARDYRLPLRMVSRRALSKIEGMHAVLDGLERDGTWYPDHFNSGGPRHIDETTAYWTTLIRDLRPGITEIYCHPALARTELLGCARDARQREADFRFFTSDQARTLIRSEGIELVGYRKLRDAMRAAGSQS